The sequence TACCGGTCCGAGCAGCGCGTAGGCTTCGTCCAGCAGTTCCCAGACCGGGTCGCTGACCGCACTGCCGTGTGTGTCCACGCGCAGGTCTTCCGCCTCCACGTAGTGCCCGGCCACATGGATGTACCGAACGCGCGCCAGCGGCAGTCCATGGAGGAATGCGCGGGCATCGTAGCGGTGATTGATCGAATTGACGGCGATGTTGTTGACGTCCAGCAGCAGATCGCAGTCGGCCTCGGCGAGCACCGCGTTGACGAATGCCAGTTCGCTCATGCGCGCACCGGGTGCGGCGTAATAGCTGACGTTCTCCAACGCAATCCGGCGCTGCAGTACGTCCTGAACGATTTTCACGCGGCCGGCCACGTGATGCACCGCCTCCTCCGTGAACGGAATCGGCATCAGGTCATAGAGGTGACCGTCGTCGGTGCAGTAACTGAGATGCTCGCTGTAGTCAGCGATGCCATGCATGTCGAGAAAATTCTTGACCTGATCGATGAACGCCAGGTCCAGGGGGGCGGGGCCACCGATCGACAGCGACAGACCATGGGTCACGAAGTCGTATCGCTCCGTGAACTCACGAAATCGACGACCAAGCCGCCCACCGAGTCCCATCCAGTTTTCCGGAGCCACCTCCAGAAAGGCCGGACGATCGGCCGCGACACAGTCCGCAAGCGGGTCCATCAGGGCCCGCCGCAGACCGAGTCCGGCGCCCGAAACCCGGGCGCCGGAAACCACCGGACTTACTTGCTGCCGCACTTGGCCTCGCCACACTTGGCTTCGCCATCTTTGTGCTCGGCCTTGTCTTCACCACACTTGGCCTCACCGCACTTGGCTTCGCCATCTTTGTGCTCGGCCTTGTCTTCACCGCACTTGGCCTCACCACACTTGGCTTCGCCGCCCTTGTCGGCCTGCGCGACCATGTAGCCAGCGGCCAGATCGCTGGCGGCGAACGGGGAAGCCTGAGCGGCGCTCATGCCGGCCAGACTCAGGGCTGCGGTGCCGAGGGCGATCGCGAGCGGCTTCTTGATCTGCGTCTTCTTCATTTGAATCTCCAGTTTTCCGTCAATTTTCACGTCGATCCCCGGACTGGGGTCAACACAGTTACGTGCGAACCTGCCGATTCAGATGCTTCCACAGCCAGAAATCGAGGCTGAAAAATCGACCGCCGCCCGAAAAAAACAACGATAACAACATGATAAAGTACGTTACAGCGAATTCGACACCGTTGTTGAGAATGACTAGCGAGCCATGCTCGGTCAGCCATTCGTAGTTGCCATGCTCCATCAGGATCGCTCTGGCACGTGACAAGCGTTCGGCCGCTTCCATCGTCCGCTCCGTCGCGAACACGCCGCCCGGTTCCGCGATCGCCAACCACCCGTTGCCCCAATGTACGGTAGTCGCCGCAACGACCATCGTCGCCATCAAGGGCACGCTGATCCAGCGCACGCCCAGGCCCAGCAGCAACAATACTGCGCCACCCAGCTCGGTCGCTGTCGCCAGCGCAGCCATCAGCCACGGGAACGGCAGCCCAAGCCCCCAATCGGAATTTCCGAACCACTCCACCGTGGAATCGAAATGCGCCAGCTTCGAGCTGCCCGCCATCCACATCACCGGCGTCAGGTAGAGCCGGAACGCGAGCGGTGCGAGACCGTCCGCAATGCGGGTCCGGTCGAGCGCCGCTCGAACGCGTGCCAGCAGCGTGGGTTTGTCGTTGCCTGGATTGGTTGTCGTGTCCATCGCAAGCATCGTAGACGGCGCAAGGCAAGCCGCCTGCGCCCTGAGGTTCCGGAAATGTGTCTGATCGTCCAGAAGCCGCGCCAGACCGGCGCGCAAAAACGGTATCATCCGCATCCTTCATTGCCCGCCCGACCCAGCGCCAACGCAGAACGGGCCTATAGCTCAACGGTTAGAGCAGGGGACTCATAATCCCTTGGTTCGAGGTTCGAATCCTCGTGGGCCCACCATTACGTCCCAGCGGTTCGAGTCAGGTCAGCCAAGGCGGCCGCTAGGGGCCGGCTCCCATGCGATAGCAGTGAGCTGCCCCGGAAGCGCTATCCATGACTGAGACTTTTAATCTTGTCTCGGTAAACGGTTCCACGTTCGGCGTTGCGGTTCAACTCCAGCGCCGTTTGCATGTATTGCTTTGCCAAGGCTGTATCGCCTCGGCGCTGAAGAATCATGCCCTTCAAAAAATAGAAGCGGTCCTCGTTCGTGTTTAAGGAAAGTGCCCTTTGCACGGCCGCGTACGCAGTGCGATCGTCGCCGCGTTCAAGTGCATTGAGCGCCAGCCGATAGTGATAGTAAGGATTCTTGCGGCGGAGCCCTTCCGCGTGTCGATCAAATTTCGTCGCTAAGTCAGTTTCCCCCAGAGCCGCATAGATTCCCGCAGCATTGCTGAAGACTGTTTCGCTGTATTGACTCATGCTCAGCGCCACATCGACCGCCGCCTTGGCTGCGCGCAGTTCACCTTGCGATCTGTAAATTTGGCTCAGGTTTTCCCAGAACTCCGTCCGATGTGGAGCCAGATCAATTGCCCGGAGTTGGTACTGCAGCGATTCCATGGCCCGCCCGGCCCCGCGCAATTCCACTGCGCGATTGTTGAAGAACTGCGCACGGACCAGCTGGTCACTCATCAGACGCTGCGAAAATCGAGGATCGAATTCGCCGGGAGCCAAGTCGACTACGGTGAAGTAGTTGGCGCCGAGAGTCACCCGTGCGTTGACATGTCGATAGAGTATGAAACTCTCATCCTGAAGTCCCCAGATCAAGGGAACCTGCACGTCATTGAAGTTCGCGTCGATCCCGACTTCACGCGCCAGGGCGACGTAGAGCATTGTGTAACTGAGGCAGTTGACGCGTCTAGCCTTGAAGGCGTCGCGGGCACTCAATGTGGCTGCGGCGTCGTACTGCAATCCCAAGCCTGTCGGTTCCGTGAGGGCATCGGCCAGCGCGT comes from Gammaproteobacteria bacterium and encodes:
- a CDS encoding DUF692 domain-containing protein; translated protein: MDPLADCVAADRPAFLEVAPENWMGLGGRLGRRFREFTERYDFVTHGLSLSIGGPAPLDLAFIDQVKNFLDMHGIADYSEHLSYCTDDGHLYDLMPIPFTEEAVHHVAGRVKIVQDVLQRRIALENVSYYAAPGARMSELAFVNAVLAEADCDLLLDVNNIAVNSINHRYDARAFLHGLPLARVRYIHVAGHYVEAEDLRVDTHGSAVSDPVWELLDEAYALLGPVPTLLERDFNIPPMEELQRELGVIRTLQARQQAPRKSANG
- a CDS encoding low-complexity protein, producing the protein MKKTQIKKPLAIALGTAALSLAGMSAAQASPFAASDLAAGYMVAQADKGGEAKCGEAKCGEDKAEHKDGEAKCGEAKCGEDKAEHKDGEAKCGEAKCGSK
- a CDS encoding DoxX family protein → MDTTTNPGNDKPTLLARVRAALDRTRIADGLAPLAFRLYLTPVMWMAGSSKLAHFDSTVEWFGNSDWGLGLPFPWLMAALATATELGGAVLLLLGLGVRWISVPLMATMVVAATTVHWGNGWLAIAEPGGVFATERTMEAAERLSRARAILMEHGNYEWLTEHGSLVILNNGVEFAVTYFIMLLSLFFSGGGRFFSLDFWLWKHLNRQVRT